From one Danio rerio strain Tuebingen ecotype United States chromosome 19, GRCz12tu, whole genome shotgun sequence genomic stretch:
- the kdm1b gene encoding lysine-specific histone demethylase 2 isoform X1 yields the protein MLADSGRCRGRKRSAAAVGGVEAGGRGRGLDSSGRGRSTTPAPQTRRKAAEAADDEDQAEKKFRKCEKSGCPATYPVCFASASDRCARNGYTSRWYHLSCGEHFCNECFDHYYRSHKDGYETFSSWKRIWTSNGKSEPSLKAFMADQQLPYWVQCTNPDCGKWRQLSKETPLTADLASSYRCGMKINSVKVEGSDACSQPEDLRVSGVSDSWWFSMLILPPLFKGSPAGPLLRAYYPDCVGMSPSAEQRHRDQQTSPGLSPYFQPFYQPSECGKALCVRPDMMELDELYEFPEFSRDPTLYLALRNLVLAAWHQNCREVLTLQSCAPHVCVRGLVRIRCVLELRRVLDFMTRKGLINTGSLQVTRPLLDQSQHSQKVLVIGAGAAGLAAARQLHNFGMQVLVLEARGRIGGRVWDEVSLGVTVGRGAQIINGCVNNPIALMCEQSSLQMHTLGVRCELLQEGGRVTDSALDKRMDFHFNAVLDAVSDWRKDKPQSQDAPLGEKIQEVYKVFLQESGLQFTELEEKVLHFHLSNLEYACGSTLDQVSVRSWDHNECFAQFSGDHALLTDGYSAVLDKLAQGLDIRLNTAVQRVDYSGEAVKVWSSCGSHWTAHKVLVTVPLALLQKNSISFTPALPERKLKAIHSLGAGVIEKVALQFSRRFWDSKVQGADYFGRVPPCPEKRGLFSVFYDMRPQGEECVLMTVVTGEALALIRDLQDSQVVDLCMQVLRELFPEQDVPDPLRHFVTRWSSDPWSHMAYSFVKTGGSGEAYDIMAEDVQRKLFFAGEATNRHFPQTVTGAYLSGVREASKIAAL from the exons ATGCTGGCAGACTCAG gtcgGTGTCGCGGCAGGAAGCGCTCAGCAGCGGCAGTGGGTGGAGTCGAGGCAGGTGGGCGGGGCCGTGGGCTTGACTCTAGTGGGCGGGGCCGCAGCACCACACCTGCACCACAG ACCAGAAGGAAAGCGGCAGAGGCTGCAGACGACGAGGATCAGGCAGAGAAGAAGTTCAGGAAGTGCGAGAAATCTGGATGTCCAGCAACGTACCCTGTGTGCTTCGCCAGTGCCtctgacag GTGTGCTAGGAACGGCTACACGTCGCGCTGGTATCACCTGTCGTGCGGAGAGCACTTCTGTAACGAGTGTTTCGATCATTACTACAGGAG CCATAAAGACGGATACGAGACGTTCTCCTCCTGGAAGCGGATCTGGACCAGCAATGGGAAGAGCGAACCCAGCCTCAAAGCCTTCATGGCGGACCAGCAGCTGCCGTACTGG GTGCAGTGCACTAACCCTGACTGTGGTAAATGGCGTCAGCTGAGTAAAGAGACGCCGCTGACTGCTGATCTGGCGTCCTCGTACCGCTGCGGCATGAAGATCAACAGTGTGAAG GTGGAAGGCAGTGACGCGTGCTCTCAGCCGGAGGATCTG cGAGTGTCCGGTGTGTCCGACAGCTGGTGGTTCTCGATGCTGATTCTGCCGCCGCTGTTTAAGGGCAGTCCCGCCGGGCCGCTGCTCAGGGCGTATTACCCGGACTGTGTGGGCATGAGCCCGTCAGCGGAGCAGCGGCACAGAGACCAGCAGACCT ctcCTGGCCTCTCGCCATACTTTCAGCCGTTCTACCAGCCGAGTGAGTGCGGTAAGGCTCTGTGTGTGCGGCCTGATATGATGGAGCTGGACGAGCTGTACGAGTTCCCCGAGTTCTCCAGAGACCCCACTCTCTACCTGGCCCTGAGGAACCTGGTGTTGGCGGCCTGGCACCAAAACTGCAGg gaggtGCTGACGCTGCAGTCGTGCGCTcctcatgtgtgtgtgcgcggtctCGTCCGCATCCGCTGCGTTCTGGAGCTGCGCCGCGTTCTGGACTTCATGACCCGGAAGGGCTTGATCAACACGGGGTCACTGCAGGTCACACGGCCACTGCTGGACCAATCACAGCACAGC cagaaAGTGCTGGTGATCGGTGCAGGTGCTGCGGGACTCGCTGCTGCTCGACAGCTACACAACTTTGGCATGCAG GTGTTGGTTCTGGAGGCGCGGGGGCGGATCGGGGGGCGTGTCTGGGATGAGGTGTCGCTAGGGGTTACAGTCGGCCGCGGCGCCCAGATCATCAACGGCTGCGTCAACAACCCCATCGCCCTGATGTGtgaacag tcgtCTCTGCAGATGCACACTCTGGGCGTGCGCTGTGAGCTGCTGCAGGAGGGTGGACGCGTCACTGACTCTGCTCTGGACAAGCGCATGGACTTCCACTTCAATGCGGTTCTGGACGCCGTCTCTGATTGGAGGAAAGACAAGCCGCAGTCCCAGGATGCACCACTGGGGG agaagATCCAGGAGGTGTATAAGGTGTTCCTGCAGGAGTCCGGTCTTCAGTTCACTGAGCTGGAGGAGAAGGTGCTGCACTTCCACCTCAGCAACCTGGAGTACGCCTGCGGGAGCACGCTCGACCag gtgtctgTGCGCTCATGGGATCATAACGAGTGTTTTGCGCAGTTCTCTGGTGATCACGCACTGCTGACTGACGGATACTCGGCCGTCCTGGACAAACTGGCTCAGGGACTCGACATCCGGCTCAATACTGCa gtCCAGCGTGTGGATTATTCTGGAGAGGCAGTGAAGGTCTGGTCCTCCTGCGGCTCACACTGGACGGCACACAAG gtgttgGTGACAGTGCCGCTCGCTCTGCTCCAGAAGAACAGCATCTCCTTCACTCCTGCTCTGCCAGAGCGCAAGCTGAAGGCCATCCACAGCCTGGGTGCAGGAGTCATCGAGAAG GTGGCTCTGCAGTTCTCCAGACGCTTCTGGGACAGTAAAGTGCAGGGAGCTGATTATTTCGGCCGTGTTCCTCCGTGTCCAGAGAAGAGAGGCCTGTTCAGTGTGTTCTACGACATGCGTCCTCAG ggtgaGGAGTGTGTGCTCATGACTGTGGTCACAGGTGAGGCTCTGGCGCTGATCCGGGATCTGCAGGACTCACAGGTGGTGGATCTGTGCATGCAGGTGCTGCGGGAGCTGTTTCCAGAACAG gatGTACCGGATCCACTTAGGCACTTTGTGACACGCTGGAGCTCTGACCCATGGTCCCACATGGCCTACAGCTTCGTGAAGACCGGCGGCAGCGGCGAGGCCTACGACATCATGGCAGAGGACGTCCAGCGGAAACTGTTCTTTGCTggcgag GCCACCAACAGACACTTTCCTCAGACGGTGACGGGCGCTTACCTGAGCGGCGTGAGGGAGGCCAGCAAGATCGCAGCGCTGTAG
- the kdm1b gene encoding lysine-specific histone demethylase 2 isoform X2, with protein MLADSGRCRGRKRSAAAVGGVEAGGRGRGLDSSGRGRSTTPAPQTRRKAAEAADDEDQAEKKFRKCEKSGCPATYPVCFASASDRCARNGYTSRWYHLSCGEHFCNECFDHYYRSHKDGYETFSSWKRIWTSNGKSEPSLKAFMADQQLPYWVQCTNPDCGKWRQLSKETPLTADLASSYRCGMKINSVKVEGSDACSQPEDLRVSGVSDSWWFSMLILPPLFKGSPAGPLLRAYYPDCVGMSPSAEQRHRDQQTSPGLSPYFQPFYQPSECGKALCVRPDMMELDELYEFPEFSRDPTLYLALRNLVLAAWHQNCREVLTLQSCAPHVCVRGLVRIRCVLELRRVLDFMTRKGLINTGSLQVTRPLLDQSQHSKVLVIGAGAAGLAAARQLHNFGMQVLVLEARGRIGGRVWDEVSLGVTVGRGAQIINGCVNNPIALMCEQSSLQMHTLGVRCELLQEGGRVTDSALDKRMDFHFNAVLDAVSDWRKDKPQSQDAPLGEKIQEVYKVFLQESGLQFTELEEKVLHFHLSNLEYACGSTLDQVSVRSWDHNECFAQFSGDHALLTDGYSAVLDKLAQGLDIRLNTAVQRVDYSGEAVKVWSSCGSHWTAHKVLVTVPLALLQKNSISFTPALPERKLKAIHSLGAGVIEKVALQFSRRFWDSKVQGADYFGRVPPCPEKRGLFSVFYDMRPQGEECVLMTVVTGEALALIRDLQDSQVVDLCMQVLRELFPEQDVPDPLRHFVTRWSSDPWSHMAYSFVKTGGSGEAYDIMAEDVQRKLFFAGEATNRHFPQTVTGAYLSGVREASKIAAL; from the exons ATGCTGGCAGACTCAG gtcgGTGTCGCGGCAGGAAGCGCTCAGCAGCGGCAGTGGGTGGAGTCGAGGCAGGTGGGCGGGGCCGTGGGCTTGACTCTAGTGGGCGGGGCCGCAGCACCACACCTGCACCACAG ACCAGAAGGAAAGCGGCAGAGGCTGCAGACGACGAGGATCAGGCAGAGAAGAAGTTCAGGAAGTGCGAGAAATCTGGATGTCCAGCAACGTACCCTGTGTGCTTCGCCAGTGCCtctgacag GTGTGCTAGGAACGGCTACACGTCGCGCTGGTATCACCTGTCGTGCGGAGAGCACTTCTGTAACGAGTGTTTCGATCATTACTACAGGAG CCATAAAGACGGATACGAGACGTTCTCCTCCTGGAAGCGGATCTGGACCAGCAATGGGAAGAGCGAACCCAGCCTCAAAGCCTTCATGGCGGACCAGCAGCTGCCGTACTGG GTGCAGTGCACTAACCCTGACTGTGGTAAATGGCGTCAGCTGAGTAAAGAGACGCCGCTGACTGCTGATCTGGCGTCCTCGTACCGCTGCGGCATGAAGATCAACAGTGTGAAG GTGGAAGGCAGTGACGCGTGCTCTCAGCCGGAGGATCTG cGAGTGTCCGGTGTGTCCGACAGCTGGTGGTTCTCGATGCTGATTCTGCCGCCGCTGTTTAAGGGCAGTCCCGCCGGGCCGCTGCTCAGGGCGTATTACCCGGACTGTGTGGGCATGAGCCCGTCAGCGGAGCAGCGGCACAGAGACCAGCAGACCT ctcCTGGCCTCTCGCCATACTTTCAGCCGTTCTACCAGCCGAGTGAGTGCGGTAAGGCTCTGTGTGTGCGGCCTGATATGATGGAGCTGGACGAGCTGTACGAGTTCCCCGAGTTCTCCAGAGACCCCACTCTCTACCTGGCCCTGAGGAACCTGGTGTTGGCGGCCTGGCACCAAAACTGCAGg gaggtGCTGACGCTGCAGTCGTGCGCTcctcatgtgtgtgtgcgcggtctCGTCCGCATCCGCTGCGTTCTGGAGCTGCGCCGCGTTCTGGACTTCATGACCCGGAAGGGCTTGATCAACACGGGGTCACTGCAGGTCACACGGCCACTGCTGGACCAATCACAGCACAGC aaAGTGCTGGTGATCGGTGCAGGTGCTGCGGGACTCGCTGCTGCTCGACAGCTACACAACTTTGGCATGCAG GTGTTGGTTCTGGAGGCGCGGGGGCGGATCGGGGGGCGTGTCTGGGATGAGGTGTCGCTAGGGGTTACAGTCGGCCGCGGCGCCCAGATCATCAACGGCTGCGTCAACAACCCCATCGCCCTGATGTGtgaacag tcgtCTCTGCAGATGCACACTCTGGGCGTGCGCTGTGAGCTGCTGCAGGAGGGTGGACGCGTCACTGACTCTGCTCTGGACAAGCGCATGGACTTCCACTTCAATGCGGTTCTGGACGCCGTCTCTGATTGGAGGAAAGACAAGCCGCAGTCCCAGGATGCACCACTGGGGG agaagATCCAGGAGGTGTATAAGGTGTTCCTGCAGGAGTCCGGTCTTCAGTTCACTGAGCTGGAGGAGAAGGTGCTGCACTTCCACCTCAGCAACCTGGAGTACGCCTGCGGGAGCACGCTCGACCag gtgtctgTGCGCTCATGGGATCATAACGAGTGTTTTGCGCAGTTCTCTGGTGATCACGCACTGCTGACTGACGGATACTCGGCCGTCCTGGACAAACTGGCTCAGGGACTCGACATCCGGCTCAATACTGCa gtCCAGCGTGTGGATTATTCTGGAGAGGCAGTGAAGGTCTGGTCCTCCTGCGGCTCACACTGGACGGCACACAAG gtgttgGTGACAGTGCCGCTCGCTCTGCTCCAGAAGAACAGCATCTCCTTCACTCCTGCTCTGCCAGAGCGCAAGCTGAAGGCCATCCACAGCCTGGGTGCAGGAGTCATCGAGAAG GTGGCTCTGCAGTTCTCCAGACGCTTCTGGGACAGTAAAGTGCAGGGAGCTGATTATTTCGGCCGTGTTCCTCCGTGTCCAGAGAAGAGAGGCCTGTTCAGTGTGTTCTACGACATGCGTCCTCAG ggtgaGGAGTGTGTGCTCATGACTGTGGTCACAGGTGAGGCTCTGGCGCTGATCCGGGATCTGCAGGACTCACAGGTGGTGGATCTGTGCATGCAGGTGCTGCGGGAGCTGTTTCCAGAACAG gatGTACCGGATCCACTTAGGCACTTTGTGACACGCTGGAGCTCTGACCCATGGTCCCACATGGCCTACAGCTTCGTGAAGACCGGCGGCAGCGGCGAGGCCTACGACATCATGGCAGAGGACGTCCAGCGGAAACTGTTCTTTGCTggcgag GCCACCAACAGACACTTTCCTCAGACGGTGACGGGCGCTTACCTGAGCGGCGTGAGGGAGGCCAGCAAGATCGCAGCGCTGTAG
- the kdm1b gene encoding lysine-specific histone demethylase 2 isoform X3: protein MLADSGRCRGRKRSAAAVGGVEAGGRGRGLDSSGRGRSTTPAPQTRRKAAEAADDEDQAEKKFRKCEKSGCPATYPVCFASASDRCARNGYTSRWYHLSCGEHFCNECFDHYYRSHKDGYETFSSWKRIWTSNGKSEPSLKAFMADQQLPYWVQCTNPDCGKWRQLSKETPLTADLASSYRCGMKINSVKVEGSDACSQPEDLRVSGVSDSWWFSMLILPPLFKGSPAGPLLRAYYPDCVGMSPSAEQRHRDQQTSPGLSPYFQPFYQPSECGKALCVRPDMMELDELYEFPEFSRDPTLYLALRNLVLAAWHQNCREVLTLQSCAPHVCVRGLVRIRCVLELRRVLDFMTRKGLINTGSLQVTRPLLDQSQHSQKVLVIGAGAAGLAAARQLHNFGMQVLVLEARGRIGGRVWDEVSLGVTVGRGAQIINGCVNNPIALMCEQSSLQMHTLGVRCELLQEGGRVTDSALDKRMDFHFNAVLDAVSDWRKDKPQSQDAPLGEKIQEVYKVFLQESGLQFTELEEKVLHFHLSNLEYACGSTLDQFSGDHALLTDGYSAVLDKLAQGLDIRLNTAVQRVDYSGEAVKVWSSCGSHWTAHKVLVTVPLALLQKNSISFTPALPERKLKAIHSLGAGVIEKVALQFSRRFWDSKVQGADYFGRVPPCPEKRGLFSVFYDMRPQGEECVLMTVVTGEALALIRDLQDSQVVDLCMQVLRELFPEQDVPDPLRHFVTRWSSDPWSHMAYSFVKTGGSGEAYDIMAEDVQRKLFFAGEATNRHFPQTVTGAYLSGVREASKIAAL from the exons ATGCTGGCAGACTCAG gtcgGTGTCGCGGCAGGAAGCGCTCAGCAGCGGCAGTGGGTGGAGTCGAGGCAGGTGGGCGGGGCCGTGGGCTTGACTCTAGTGGGCGGGGCCGCAGCACCACACCTGCACCACAG ACCAGAAGGAAAGCGGCAGAGGCTGCAGACGACGAGGATCAGGCAGAGAAGAAGTTCAGGAAGTGCGAGAAATCTGGATGTCCAGCAACGTACCCTGTGTGCTTCGCCAGTGCCtctgacag GTGTGCTAGGAACGGCTACACGTCGCGCTGGTATCACCTGTCGTGCGGAGAGCACTTCTGTAACGAGTGTTTCGATCATTACTACAGGAG CCATAAAGACGGATACGAGACGTTCTCCTCCTGGAAGCGGATCTGGACCAGCAATGGGAAGAGCGAACCCAGCCTCAAAGCCTTCATGGCGGACCAGCAGCTGCCGTACTGG GTGCAGTGCACTAACCCTGACTGTGGTAAATGGCGTCAGCTGAGTAAAGAGACGCCGCTGACTGCTGATCTGGCGTCCTCGTACCGCTGCGGCATGAAGATCAACAGTGTGAAG GTGGAAGGCAGTGACGCGTGCTCTCAGCCGGAGGATCTG cGAGTGTCCGGTGTGTCCGACAGCTGGTGGTTCTCGATGCTGATTCTGCCGCCGCTGTTTAAGGGCAGTCCCGCCGGGCCGCTGCTCAGGGCGTATTACCCGGACTGTGTGGGCATGAGCCCGTCAGCGGAGCAGCGGCACAGAGACCAGCAGACCT ctcCTGGCCTCTCGCCATACTTTCAGCCGTTCTACCAGCCGAGTGAGTGCGGTAAGGCTCTGTGTGTGCGGCCTGATATGATGGAGCTGGACGAGCTGTACGAGTTCCCCGAGTTCTCCAGAGACCCCACTCTCTACCTGGCCCTGAGGAACCTGGTGTTGGCGGCCTGGCACCAAAACTGCAGg gaggtGCTGACGCTGCAGTCGTGCGCTcctcatgtgtgtgtgcgcggtctCGTCCGCATCCGCTGCGTTCTGGAGCTGCGCCGCGTTCTGGACTTCATGACCCGGAAGGGCTTGATCAACACGGGGTCACTGCAGGTCACACGGCCACTGCTGGACCAATCACAGCACAGC cagaaAGTGCTGGTGATCGGTGCAGGTGCTGCGGGACTCGCTGCTGCTCGACAGCTACACAACTTTGGCATGCAG GTGTTGGTTCTGGAGGCGCGGGGGCGGATCGGGGGGCGTGTCTGGGATGAGGTGTCGCTAGGGGTTACAGTCGGCCGCGGCGCCCAGATCATCAACGGCTGCGTCAACAACCCCATCGCCCTGATGTGtgaacag tcgtCTCTGCAGATGCACACTCTGGGCGTGCGCTGTGAGCTGCTGCAGGAGGGTGGACGCGTCACTGACTCTGCTCTGGACAAGCGCATGGACTTCCACTTCAATGCGGTTCTGGACGCCGTCTCTGATTGGAGGAAAGACAAGCCGCAGTCCCAGGATGCACCACTGGGGG agaagATCCAGGAGGTGTATAAGGTGTTCCTGCAGGAGTCCGGTCTTCAGTTCACTGAGCTGGAGGAGAAGGTGCTGCACTTCCACCTCAGCAACCTGGAGTACGCCTGCGGGAGCACGCTCGACCag TTCTCTGGTGATCACGCACTGCTGACTGACGGATACTCGGCCGTCCTGGACAAACTGGCTCAGGGACTCGACATCCGGCTCAATACTGCa gtCCAGCGTGTGGATTATTCTGGAGAGGCAGTGAAGGTCTGGTCCTCCTGCGGCTCACACTGGACGGCACACAAG gtgttgGTGACAGTGCCGCTCGCTCTGCTCCAGAAGAACAGCATCTCCTTCACTCCTGCTCTGCCAGAGCGCAAGCTGAAGGCCATCCACAGCCTGGGTGCAGGAGTCATCGAGAAG GTGGCTCTGCAGTTCTCCAGACGCTTCTGGGACAGTAAAGTGCAGGGAGCTGATTATTTCGGCCGTGTTCCTCCGTGTCCAGAGAAGAGAGGCCTGTTCAGTGTGTTCTACGACATGCGTCCTCAG ggtgaGGAGTGTGTGCTCATGACTGTGGTCACAGGTGAGGCTCTGGCGCTGATCCGGGATCTGCAGGACTCACAGGTGGTGGATCTGTGCATGCAGGTGCTGCGGGAGCTGTTTCCAGAACAG gatGTACCGGATCCACTTAGGCACTTTGTGACACGCTGGAGCTCTGACCCATGGTCCCACATGGCCTACAGCTTCGTGAAGACCGGCGGCAGCGGCGAGGCCTACGACATCATGGCAGAGGACGTCCAGCGGAAACTGTTCTTTGCTggcgag GCCACCAACAGACACTTTCCTCAGACGGTGACGGGCGCTTACCTGAGCGGCGTGAGGGAGGCCAGCAAGATCGCAGCGCTGTAG
- the kdm1b gene encoding lysine-specific histone demethylase 2 isoform X4, whose translation MLADSGRCRGRKRSAAAVGGVEAGGRGRGLDSSGRGRSTTPAPQTRRKAAEAADDEDQAEKKFRKCEKSGCPATYPVCFASASDRCARNGYTSRWYHLSCGEHFCNECFDHYYRSHKDGYETFSSWKRIWTSNGKSEPSLKAFMADQQLPYWVQCTNPDCGKWRQLSKETPLTADLASSYRCGMKINSVKVEGSDACSQPEDLRVSGVSDSWWFSMLILPPLFKGSPAGPLLRAYYPDCVGMSPSAEQRHRDQQTSPGLSPYFQPFYQPSECGKALCVRPDMMELDELYEFPEFSRDPTLYLALRNLVLAAWHQNCREVLTLQSCAPHVCVRGLVRIRCVLELRRVLDFMTRKGLINTGSLQVTRPLLDQSQHSKVLVIGAGAAGLAAARQLHNFGMQVLVLEARGRIGGRVWDEVSLGVTVGRGAQIINGCVNNPIALMCEQSSLQMHTLGVRCELLQEGGRVTDSALDKRMDFHFNAVLDAVSDWRKDKPQSQDAPLGEKIQEVYKVFLQESGLQFTELEEKVLHFHLSNLEYACGSTLDQFSGDHALLTDGYSAVLDKLAQGLDIRLNTAVQRVDYSGEAVKVWSSCGSHWTAHKVLVTVPLALLQKNSISFTPALPERKLKAIHSLGAGVIEKVALQFSRRFWDSKVQGADYFGRVPPCPEKRGLFSVFYDMRPQGEECVLMTVVTGEALALIRDLQDSQVVDLCMQVLRELFPEQDVPDPLRHFVTRWSSDPWSHMAYSFVKTGGSGEAYDIMAEDVQRKLFFAGEATNRHFPQTVTGAYLSGVREASKIAAL comes from the exons ATGCTGGCAGACTCAG gtcgGTGTCGCGGCAGGAAGCGCTCAGCAGCGGCAGTGGGTGGAGTCGAGGCAGGTGGGCGGGGCCGTGGGCTTGACTCTAGTGGGCGGGGCCGCAGCACCACACCTGCACCACAG ACCAGAAGGAAAGCGGCAGAGGCTGCAGACGACGAGGATCAGGCAGAGAAGAAGTTCAGGAAGTGCGAGAAATCTGGATGTCCAGCAACGTACCCTGTGTGCTTCGCCAGTGCCtctgacag GTGTGCTAGGAACGGCTACACGTCGCGCTGGTATCACCTGTCGTGCGGAGAGCACTTCTGTAACGAGTGTTTCGATCATTACTACAGGAG CCATAAAGACGGATACGAGACGTTCTCCTCCTGGAAGCGGATCTGGACCAGCAATGGGAAGAGCGAACCCAGCCTCAAAGCCTTCATGGCGGACCAGCAGCTGCCGTACTGG GTGCAGTGCACTAACCCTGACTGTGGTAAATGGCGTCAGCTGAGTAAAGAGACGCCGCTGACTGCTGATCTGGCGTCCTCGTACCGCTGCGGCATGAAGATCAACAGTGTGAAG GTGGAAGGCAGTGACGCGTGCTCTCAGCCGGAGGATCTG cGAGTGTCCGGTGTGTCCGACAGCTGGTGGTTCTCGATGCTGATTCTGCCGCCGCTGTTTAAGGGCAGTCCCGCCGGGCCGCTGCTCAGGGCGTATTACCCGGACTGTGTGGGCATGAGCCCGTCAGCGGAGCAGCGGCACAGAGACCAGCAGACCT ctcCTGGCCTCTCGCCATACTTTCAGCCGTTCTACCAGCCGAGTGAGTGCGGTAAGGCTCTGTGTGTGCGGCCTGATATGATGGAGCTGGACGAGCTGTACGAGTTCCCCGAGTTCTCCAGAGACCCCACTCTCTACCTGGCCCTGAGGAACCTGGTGTTGGCGGCCTGGCACCAAAACTGCAGg gaggtGCTGACGCTGCAGTCGTGCGCTcctcatgtgtgtgtgcgcggtctCGTCCGCATCCGCTGCGTTCTGGAGCTGCGCCGCGTTCTGGACTTCATGACCCGGAAGGGCTTGATCAACACGGGGTCACTGCAGGTCACACGGCCACTGCTGGACCAATCACAGCACAGC aaAGTGCTGGTGATCGGTGCAGGTGCTGCGGGACTCGCTGCTGCTCGACAGCTACACAACTTTGGCATGCAG GTGTTGGTTCTGGAGGCGCGGGGGCGGATCGGGGGGCGTGTCTGGGATGAGGTGTCGCTAGGGGTTACAGTCGGCCGCGGCGCCCAGATCATCAACGGCTGCGTCAACAACCCCATCGCCCTGATGTGtgaacag tcgtCTCTGCAGATGCACACTCTGGGCGTGCGCTGTGAGCTGCTGCAGGAGGGTGGACGCGTCACTGACTCTGCTCTGGACAAGCGCATGGACTTCCACTTCAATGCGGTTCTGGACGCCGTCTCTGATTGGAGGAAAGACAAGCCGCAGTCCCAGGATGCACCACTGGGGG agaagATCCAGGAGGTGTATAAGGTGTTCCTGCAGGAGTCCGGTCTTCAGTTCACTGAGCTGGAGGAGAAGGTGCTGCACTTCCACCTCAGCAACCTGGAGTACGCCTGCGGGAGCACGCTCGACCag TTCTCTGGTGATCACGCACTGCTGACTGACGGATACTCGGCCGTCCTGGACAAACTGGCTCAGGGACTCGACATCCGGCTCAATACTGCa gtCCAGCGTGTGGATTATTCTGGAGAGGCAGTGAAGGTCTGGTCCTCCTGCGGCTCACACTGGACGGCACACAAG gtgttgGTGACAGTGCCGCTCGCTCTGCTCCAGAAGAACAGCATCTCCTTCACTCCTGCTCTGCCAGAGCGCAAGCTGAAGGCCATCCACAGCCTGGGTGCAGGAGTCATCGAGAAG GTGGCTCTGCAGTTCTCCAGACGCTTCTGGGACAGTAAAGTGCAGGGAGCTGATTATTTCGGCCGTGTTCCTCCGTGTCCAGAGAAGAGAGGCCTGTTCAGTGTGTTCTACGACATGCGTCCTCAG ggtgaGGAGTGTGTGCTCATGACTGTGGTCACAGGTGAGGCTCTGGCGCTGATCCGGGATCTGCAGGACTCACAGGTGGTGGATCTGTGCATGCAGGTGCTGCGGGAGCTGTTTCCAGAACAG gatGTACCGGATCCACTTAGGCACTTTGTGACACGCTGGAGCTCTGACCCATGGTCCCACATGGCCTACAGCTTCGTGAAGACCGGCGGCAGCGGCGAGGCCTACGACATCATGGCAGAGGACGTCCAGCGGAAACTGTTCTTTGCTggcgag GCCACCAACAGACACTTTCCTCAGACGGTGACGGGCGCTTACCTGAGCGGCGTGAGGGAGGCCAGCAAGATCGCAGCGCTGTAG